A single window of Nicotiana tomentosiformis chromosome 1, ASM39032v3, whole genome shotgun sequence DNA harbors:
- the LOC104120525 gene encoding uncharacterized protein isoform X1, with protein MSCRTYNKFQEAVYKKHVYVWTKHIRIHMKRFTYQTSSSNSSSSSQRNHKSMSSLFLSNPRPFRPPLNPKSNPHLVFPLRTLNFSANSTPPPPPPPNPNTKPPTLKEPPFSPPPLESAAAEKKSFAVATGELFLGIASRVLRRGNSIVNGAEESESYFWERRKEGIAAVVEDPVQPEVVWEQREKDVEAEKSMKTVTSPGFSFSAAGLLFPYHLGVAKLLIEKGYIKETTPLAGSSAGAIVCAVVASGASMQEALDATKILAQDCRLSGTAFRLGAVLREILEKFLPYDAHIRCNGRVRVAVTQILWRPRGLLVDQFDSKEDLINAVFTSSFIPGYLAPRPATLFRNKLCIDGGLTLFMPPTSAAQTVRVCAFPASRLGLQGIGISPDCNPENRATPRQLFSWALEPAEDDILDKLFEQGYTDAAMWAQENPVGELVRDDSSSIGSSLTQ; from the exons ATGTCATGTCGTACATATAATAAGTTCCAAGAAGCAGTATACAAGAAGCATGTATACGTTTGGACGAAACATATACGAATACATATGAAACGTTTTACCTACCAAACATCTTCTTCCAATTCTTCATCTTCCTCACAACGTAATCACAAATCAATGTCTTCCCTTTTCCTCTCAAACCCTCGTCCTTTTCGCCCTCCTTTAAACCCTAAATCCAATCCCCATCTCGTTTTCCCACTTCGTACCCTCAATTTCTCCGCCAATTCTACTCCACCCCCTCCTCCTCCTCCTAACCCCAATACAAAACCACCCACCCTCAAAGAACCTCCCTTTTCCCCTCCTCCGCTGGAGTCTGCAGCCGCGGAGAAGAAGTCATTCGCGGTGGCGACCGGCGAGCTTTTCCTCGGCATTGCATCGCGAGTTTTGAGGCGTGGGAATAGTATAGTTAATGGTGCAGAAGAGAGTGAATCGTACTTTTGGGAACGGCGAAAGGAAGGGATAGCGGCGGTGGTTGAGGATCCGGTTCAGCCGGAGGTTGTGTGGGAGCAGAGGGAAAAAGACGTGGAAGCTGAGAAGAGCATGAAAACGGTGACTAGCCCTGGGTTTAGCTTCTCTGCTGCTGGGCTTTTGTTTCCTTATCATCTTGGGGTTGCTAAGCTTCTCATTGAGAAGGGCTATATCAAG GAGACAACACCACTGGCTGGTTCTTCTGCTGGTGCAATTGTATGTGCAGTGGTTGCTTCTGGTGCGAGTATGCAAGAGGCTCTAGATGCTACCAAAATATTAGCTCAAGATTGTCGGCTCAGCGGGACAGCATTTCGCCTTGGT GCTGTTCTTAGAGAAATTCTTGAGAAATTTCTTCCATATGATGCTCATATTAGGTGCAACGGAAGAGTTCGTG TTGCTGTAACACAGATACTTTGGAGGCCCAGAGGCTTATTGGTTGATCAGTTTGATTCTAAGGAGGATCTTATCAATGCTGTCTTTACTTCTTCTTTTATCCCAGG ATATCTTGCTCCAAGGCCAGCCACACTTTTCAGGAATAAACTTTGTATTGATGGGGGACTAACACTATTTATGCCACCTACGTCTGCTGCCCAGACG GTGCGCGTTTGTGCTTTTCCAGCCAGTCGGTTGGGATTGCAAGGAATTGGGATAAGTCCTGACTGCAACCCTGAAAATAGGGCGACTCCCCGCCAG CTTTTCAGTTGGGCGCTTGAGCCAGCAGAAGATGATATTCTTGATAAGCTATTTGAACAAGGTTACACGGATGCAGCTATGTGGGCTCAGGAGAACCCGGTCGGGGAGTTAGTTCGAGATGATAGTTCTTCAATAGGCAGCAGTCTAACACAATAG
- the LOC104120525 gene encoding uncharacterized protein isoform X2, whose protein sequence is MSCRTYNKFQEAVYKKHVYVWTKHIRIHMKRFTYQTSSSNSSSSSQRNHKSMSSLFLSNPRPFRPPLNPKSNPHLVFPLRTLNFSANSTPPPPPPPNPNTKPPTLKEPPFSPPPLESAAAEKKSFAVATGELFLGIASRVLRRGNSIVNGAEESESYFWERRKEGIAAVVEDPVQPEVVWEQREKDVEAEKSMKTVTSPGFSFSAAGLLFPYHLGVAKLLIEKGYIKETTPLAGSSAGAIVCAVVASGASMQEALDATKILAQDCRLSGTAFRLGILWRPRGLLVDQFDSKEDLINAVFTSSFIPGYLAPRPATLFRNKLCIDGGLTLFMPPTSAAQTVRVCAFPASRLGLQGIGISPDCNPENRATPRQLFSWALEPAEDDILDKLFEQGYTDAAMWAQENPVGELVRDDSSSIGSSLTQ, encoded by the exons ATGTCATGTCGTACATATAATAAGTTCCAAGAAGCAGTATACAAGAAGCATGTATACGTTTGGACGAAACATATACGAATACATATGAAACGTTTTACCTACCAAACATCTTCTTCCAATTCTTCATCTTCCTCACAACGTAATCACAAATCAATGTCTTCCCTTTTCCTCTCAAACCCTCGTCCTTTTCGCCCTCCTTTAAACCCTAAATCCAATCCCCATCTCGTTTTCCCACTTCGTACCCTCAATTTCTCCGCCAATTCTACTCCACCCCCTCCTCCTCCTCCTAACCCCAATACAAAACCACCCACCCTCAAAGAACCTCCCTTTTCCCCTCCTCCGCTGGAGTCTGCAGCCGCGGAGAAGAAGTCATTCGCGGTGGCGACCGGCGAGCTTTTCCTCGGCATTGCATCGCGAGTTTTGAGGCGTGGGAATAGTATAGTTAATGGTGCAGAAGAGAGTGAATCGTACTTTTGGGAACGGCGAAAGGAAGGGATAGCGGCGGTGGTTGAGGATCCGGTTCAGCCGGAGGTTGTGTGGGAGCAGAGGGAAAAAGACGTGGAAGCTGAGAAGAGCATGAAAACGGTGACTAGCCCTGGGTTTAGCTTCTCTGCTGCTGGGCTTTTGTTTCCTTATCATCTTGGGGTTGCTAAGCTTCTCATTGAGAAGGGCTATATCAAG GAGACAACACCACTGGCTGGTTCTTCTGCTGGTGCAATTGTATGTGCAGTGGTTGCTTCTGGTGCGAGTATGCAAGAGGCTCTAGATGCTACCAAAATATTAGCTCAAGATTGTCGGCTCAGCGGGACAGCATTTCGCCTTGGT ATACTTTGGAGGCCCAGAGGCTTATTGGTTGATCAGTTTGATTCTAAGGAGGATCTTATCAATGCTGTCTTTACTTCTTCTTTTATCCCAGG ATATCTTGCTCCAAGGCCAGCCACACTTTTCAGGAATAAACTTTGTATTGATGGGGGACTAACACTATTTATGCCACCTACGTCTGCTGCCCAGACG GTGCGCGTTTGTGCTTTTCCAGCCAGTCGGTTGGGATTGCAAGGAATTGGGATAAGTCCTGACTGCAACCCTGAAAATAGGGCGACTCCCCGCCAG CTTTTCAGTTGGGCGCTTGAGCCAGCAGAAGATGATATTCTTGATAAGCTATTTGAACAAGGTTACACGGATGCAGCTATGTGGGCTCAGGAGAACCCGGTCGGGGAGTTAGTTCGAGATGATAGTTCTTCAATAGGCAGCAGTCTAACACAATAG
- the LOC104120525 gene encoding uncharacterized protein isoform X4, giving the protein MSCRTYNKFQEAVYKKHVYVWTKHIRIHMKRFTYQTSSSNSSSSSQRNHKSMSSLFLSNPRPFRPPLNPKSNPHLVFPLRTLNFSANSTPPPPPPPNPNTKPPTLKEPPFSPPPLESAAAEKKSFAVATGELFLGIASRVLRRGNSIVNGAEESESYFWERRKEGIAAVVEDPVQPEVVWEQREKDVEAEKSMKTVTSPGFSFSAAGLLFPYHLGVAKLLIEKGYIKETTPLAGSSAGAIVCAVVASGASMQEALDATKILAQDCRLSGTAFRLGAVLREILEKFLPYDAHIRCNGRVRVAVTQILWRPRGLLVDQFDSKEDLINAVFTSSFIPGYLAPRPATLFRNKLCIDGGLTLFMPPTSAAQTFHNRNSGDLSGY; this is encoded by the exons ATGTCATGTCGTACATATAATAAGTTCCAAGAAGCAGTATACAAGAAGCATGTATACGTTTGGACGAAACATATACGAATACATATGAAACGTTTTACCTACCAAACATCTTCTTCCAATTCTTCATCTTCCTCACAACGTAATCACAAATCAATGTCTTCCCTTTTCCTCTCAAACCCTCGTCCTTTTCGCCCTCCTTTAAACCCTAAATCCAATCCCCATCTCGTTTTCCCACTTCGTACCCTCAATTTCTCCGCCAATTCTACTCCACCCCCTCCTCCTCCTCCTAACCCCAATACAAAACCACCCACCCTCAAAGAACCTCCCTTTTCCCCTCCTCCGCTGGAGTCTGCAGCCGCGGAGAAGAAGTCATTCGCGGTGGCGACCGGCGAGCTTTTCCTCGGCATTGCATCGCGAGTTTTGAGGCGTGGGAATAGTATAGTTAATGGTGCAGAAGAGAGTGAATCGTACTTTTGGGAACGGCGAAAGGAAGGGATAGCGGCGGTGGTTGAGGATCCGGTTCAGCCGGAGGTTGTGTGGGAGCAGAGGGAAAAAGACGTGGAAGCTGAGAAGAGCATGAAAACGGTGACTAGCCCTGGGTTTAGCTTCTCTGCTGCTGGGCTTTTGTTTCCTTATCATCTTGGGGTTGCTAAGCTTCTCATTGAGAAGGGCTATATCAAG GAGACAACACCACTGGCTGGTTCTTCTGCTGGTGCAATTGTATGTGCAGTGGTTGCTTCTGGTGCGAGTATGCAAGAGGCTCTAGATGCTACCAAAATATTAGCTCAAGATTGTCGGCTCAGCGGGACAGCATTTCGCCTTGGT GCTGTTCTTAGAGAAATTCTTGAGAAATTTCTTCCATATGATGCTCATATTAGGTGCAACGGAAGAGTTCGTG TTGCTGTAACACAGATACTTTGGAGGCCCAGAGGCTTATTGGTTGATCAGTTTGATTCTAAGGAGGATCTTATCAATGCTGTCTTTACTTCTTCTTTTATCCCAGG ATATCTTGCTCCAAGGCCAGCCACACTTTTCAGGAATAAACTTTGTATTGATGGGGGACTAACACTATTTATGCCACCTACGTCTGCTGCCCAGACG TTCCACAATAGAAACAGCGGTGACTTATCAGGATATTGA
- the LOC104120525 gene encoding uncharacterized protein isoform X3 — MSCRTYNKFQEAVYKKHVYVWTKHIRIHMKRFTYQTSSSNSSSSSQRNHKSMSSLFLSNPRPFRPPLNPKSNPHLVFPLRTLNFSANSTPPPPPPPNPNTKPPTLKEPPFSPPPLESAAAEKKSFAVATGELFLGIASRVLRRGNSIVNGAEESESYFWERRKEGIAAVVEDPVQPEVVWEQREKDVEAEKSMKTVTSPGFSFSAAGLLFPYHLGVAKLLIEKGYIKETTPLAGSSAGAIVCAVVASGASMQEALDATKILAQDCRLSGTAFRLGAVLREILEKFLPYDAHIRCNGRVRVAVTQILWRPRGLLVDQFDSKEDLINAVFTSSFIPGYLAPRPATLFRNKLCIDGGLTLFMPPTSAAQTLTTDWLYPGARLCFSSQSVGIARNWDKS, encoded by the exons ATGTCATGTCGTACATATAATAAGTTCCAAGAAGCAGTATACAAGAAGCATGTATACGTTTGGACGAAACATATACGAATACATATGAAACGTTTTACCTACCAAACATCTTCTTCCAATTCTTCATCTTCCTCACAACGTAATCACAAATCAATGTCTTCCCTTTTCCTCTCAAACCCTCGTCCTTTTCGCCCTCCTTTAAACCCTAAATCCAATCCCCATCTCGTTTTCCCACTTCGTACCCTCAATTTCTCCGCCAATTCTACTCCACCCCCTCCTCCTCCTCCTAACCCCAATACAAAACCACCCACCCTCAAAGAACCTCCCTTTTCCCCTCCTCCGCTGGAGTCTGCAGCCGCGGAGAAGAAGTCATTCGCGGTGGCGACCGGCGAGCTTTTCCTCGGCATTGCATCGCGAGTTTTGAGGCGTGGGAATAGTATAGTTAATGGTGCAGAAGAGAGTGAATCGTACTTTTGGGAACGGCGAAAGGAAGGGATAGCGGCGGTGGTTGAGGATCCGGTTCAGCCGGAGGTTGTGTGGGAGCAGAGGGAAAAAGACGTGGAAGCTGAGAAGAGCATGAAAACGGTGACTAGCCCTGGGTTTAGCTTCTCTGCTGCTGGGCTTTTGTTTCCTTATCATCTTGGGGTTGCTAAGCTTCTCATTGAGAAGGGCTATATCAAG GAGACAACACCACTGGCTGGTTCTTCTGCTGGTGCAATTGTATGTGCAGTGGTTGCTTCTGGTGCGAGTATGCAAGAGGCTCTAGATGCTACCAAAATATTAGCTCAAGATTGTCGGCTCAGCGGGACAGCATTTCGCCTTGGT GCTGTTCTTAGAGAAATTCTTGAGAAATTTCTTCCATATGATGCTCATATTAGGTGCAACGGAAGAGTTCGTG TTGCTGTAACACAGATACTTTGGAGGCCCAGAGGCTTATTGGTTGATCAGTTTGATTCTAAGGAGGATCTTATCAATGCTGTCTTTACTTCTTCTTTTATCCCAGG ATATCTTGCTCCAAGGCCAGCCACACTTTTCAGGAATAAACTTTGTATTGATGGGGGACTAACACTATTTATGCCACCTACGTCTGCTGCCCAGACG TTAACAACTGATTGGTTGTATCCAGGTGCGCGTTTGTGCTTTTCCAGCCAGTCGGTTGGGATTGCAAGGAATTGGGATAAGTCCTGA